Within Candidatus Binataceae bacterium, the genomic segment TCATCGCCAGGCCCCGAGCATGTCGATCGAGGTGATGGCGGCGGCGGTCGAGGCGGCGATGGCGGCGCTCGCGCGCGCGCCGCGCCGGCGCGGATAAGGCTATGGCCGCATCCCGCCCGCGGCCTGGCTCTGCGATCTTCTGCGGCGCAGCGTCAACGCCGCGCACGGCCGGAATTCGCGCGGCTACTTTATCGCCACCGCGTTCGGCGGCGACGCGATCCCGCCCTCGACGTTCAGCGGACACGACACCAGCATGAACTCGTACTGGCGGTCCTGATGGCAATCGGCGGCGAGATCGTCAAGCACGAACTGCTCGCCCAGCGGCAGGCCGAGCAGTGACAGCGTGCGATAGTGAAGCGCGCCCTCGTTGCGGAAATCCCACGGCCACTGCTCGACCGCGGGGCAATCGGTGCCGATCGCGGCGACCCGGTTGTCCCACATCCACGCCACCATCTCGCGCGTGTCCTCGATCCCGCAGGCCTTGAGCTTGTTCATCGGGGCCATCGCGGCCTTTTCGGCGGGAGTTGATTTGACGTAGGCCTGCATCCATCCGGTGCGCAGCAGCAGCACGCTACCTGGCTTGAGCGAGCCGCCCTGCGCTTTGAGCGCGTCCTTCAGATCCTGGAGCGAGTAACGCTCGGGTTCGAGCGGTTTCACCGGCCGGCCCGCGTCGGCGCGGAACTTGAACAGGTCGATCAGATGGCCCTTGCCGACGAACTTGTCGGCCCACTTGTGGATGCTGAGCCGGCCGGCCCTCACGTCGGCGCCGGTCTTGCCGTTGTAGAAGGCCTGATGCTTCAGGTTGCCGACGTGGCCGAGGCCGTCCCACTGCGCGCCCTCCTGGGTGTTGTAGTTGTCGAGCATGTCGTCGAATCCGAGCAGGCCGTAGGACTCGAAGTCGGACAGGATGTGTTTGGCGGGCTTGCGCTCGAAGAGCGGCGGGTTGGCATAGTTGACGCGCGTGTCGAGCCGGAAGATCTTGCCCTTCTTAATCATCCGGGCGGCTTCGATAACGCCCTCGGAGGTCAGGAAGTTGAGGCAGCCGAGGTCGTCTTCATCGCCGAACACGCCCCAGTTGGAATCAGGCGGCGCGCCTTTTTTGACCGGCAGTTCGGAGAACCTGGGCAGTTTCGCAAAATCGACTTTGGCCATGACAGTCACCTTCCTTGCGTGCGCATGGCCTCGATGGCCGCGCAGTTGTGGGCGGGCGCCGACCGATCAAGCGCCGCTTGCGGACGAACTTCCGGCAGGCCCGCGGATGGGCGATTCACGCCCGATCGTTCGTCCAACAGGCAAGCGTCTGTCAAGCCTTCGGCGGACTTCGTTTACGTGGTGAAACTACCGCCGGGCCGGGCGAATGGGCTGCGCGCCGCGCGCTCGCCGCACGCAAAGTCAATCCCGGCGCCCAGGGTCTTAGGTGAGTGGAAGCGCCTTAGCCGGCTGGACGGCCGATTTCTGGCGCGCACGGATCAGCAGCTCGCGCAGCTTGGCCGGATTGACCGGCTTCTTGAACAGCGCGCCCTCGAGTCCCTTAAGCCGGCTGCGCACCAGGATGTGGTCGCGGTCGTAATTGTACGCGGTCATCAGGATGACCGGGAGGTGCGGCATCTCTTCCTTGATCCGCGTGTAGAACTCGTAACCGTCCATCTCCGGCATCACGACGTCGGAGATGACCGCGTCGATGCGCATGTTGCGCAGGATACCGAAGGCAGCGCTTGGCCGGATCGCGGTGTAAACCTGGCAGCGCTCGGCACGCAGCAGATCGGCGAGCGAGCTTACGACCGAGAGATCGTCGTCCAGCACCAGCACGGCCATCCCGGCGAGCGGCCAGTC encodes:
- a CDS encoding cyclase family protein, coding for MAKVDFAKLPRFSELPVKKGAPPDSNWGVFGDEDDLGCLNFLTSEGVIEAARMIKKGKIFRLDTRVNYANPPLFERKPAKHILSDFESYGLLGFDDMLDNYNTQEGAQWDGLGHVGNLKHQAFYNGKTGADVRAGRLSIHKWADKFVGKGHLIDLFKFRADAGRPVKPLEPERYSLQDLKDALKAQGGSLKPGSVLLLRTGWMQAYVKSTPAEKAAMAPMNKLKACGIEDTREMVAWMWDNRVAAIGTDCPAVEQWPWDFRNEGALHYRTLSLLGLPLGEQFVLDDLAADCHQDRQYEFMLVSCPLNVEGGIASPPNAVAIK